In Montipora capricornis isolate CH-2021 chromosome 4, ASM3666992v2, whole genome shotgun sequence, a single genomic region encodes these proteins:
- the LOC138044860 gene encoding uncharacterized protein — MADKRKRESGKTYCAAGSRNAVNCSNKSGLPGITMHYFPSDESLRQKWIRFVRIHRKDFVPSKSSALCSAHFDESCFHVKGIPLFDDSGKKTMPKRYLIRGSIPSKDTVVPYTSPLTSRKHRRLLREALFDADGQNKKTKFQDRLEAASSSTATGESLHTSFPAQTPPSVATEVTFTPSFYVGDSSASLVTSPNSSTATFVTPSQSDINEDSSSVQSTKKCGKCEEREKKRKALMKKHTRLKKRHSKLEAKYGKLLMQQNYEEVNTSSGETQSDDLEEEEEKEEAVNEEEEPHSPDSDTEEEIDWAALEKSAEEYDSESDKNDEESDEANEIRFEEGTPVHEEPKFIVFFTNLLALFSLFCFKCKKSDPRVTMKKRGTLVIVNQHCSKCGDYCYEWRSQPNTLGGKHAAGNVLLSFAILLAGVSISKVLLVFRHMGLSAYSTRTFFAHQRNFLFPVIISHWETYQAGLIEQLKDMGDLIWSGDGRFDSMGHSAKYGAYTMFCNTVLKVIHFEILQANETGGSSPMELEGAKRAFSFLQSAGLAVKVFISDRHRGIAKWIRECQAGCAHYFDIWHVARSISKAMIKLGKEKGCEKIADWVKGARNHLYWCVTSSRQGFEELVTAKWKSFMQHVANKHDNHPSPLFKKCAHDEEIENRKWIRIGTKAYDKLNSLLTNVRLVNDIKKLSPDSQTSCLEGFHSTLNHWHPKMVCFSWLGTYCRHILAVLHFNENVNRQTKTAENGEEYFRVTYPKFKLGDEVVREVAVPPTYGYVQAIREELFNVTSKSQLQSYKIVAERYKTKVPPSLSSQFKERVDKPEAVNKYRERQKRASTHLYPSVEDQSVLQSTTTASVTEAKKQRKCRKCGRPMKGHTTSLCNSLTD; from the exons ATGGCGGACAAGAGGAAAAGAGAGTCAGGGAAGACGTATTGCGCGGCTGGTAGCCGAAATGCTGTTAACTGCAGCAACAAATCAGGCTTGCCAGGAATAACGATGCACTATTTCCCTTCAGACGAATCTTTACGGCAGAAGTGGATTCGGTTCGTCCGAATTCACAGGAAAGATTTCGTCCCAAGCAAATCTTCAGCTTTGTGTTCTGCACACTTCGATGAAAGTTGCTTTCACGTCAAGGGAATCCCTTTGTTCGATGACAGTGGAAAAAAAACTATGCCCAAGCGGTATTTGATCCGTGGATCAATTCCTTCGAAGGATACGGTCGTCCCTTACACTTCTCCTCTGACTTCACGAAAGCACCGGCGG TTGCTAAGGGAAGCTCTATTTGATGCTGATGGtcaaaacaaaaagacgaagTTTCAAGATAGACTTGAGGCTGCAAGCTCAAGCACAGCCACTGGTGAAAGTTTGCACACTAGCTTTCCTGCGCAGACTCCCCCAAGTGTGGCAACAGAAGTCACATTTACCCCCAGCTTCTATGTTGGAGACTCATCAGCCTCACTTGTGACATCCCCTAACTCCTCAACTGCTACTTTTGTTACACCATCGCAATCTGACATTAATGAGGATTCTTCATCTGTACAAAGCACAAAAAAATGTGGAAAGtgtgaagaaagagaaaagaaaagaaaggcactGATGAAAAAACATACTCGCCTAAAGAAGCGGCATAGTAAGCTGGAGGCAAAGTATGGGAAGCTGTTAATGCAACAG AACTATGAAGAGGTCAACACAAGTTCTGGTGAAACTCAAAGTGATGATttggaagaggaagaggaaaagGAGGAAGCTGTaaatgaagaagaagaaccaCACTCTCCAGATAGTGATACTGAGGAAGAAATTGACTGGGCTGCCTTGGAGAAAAGTGCTGAGGAATATGACTCAGAGAGTGACAAAAATGATGAAGAAAGTGATGAAGCGAATGAGATCAG GTTTGAAGAGGGGACACCAGTACATGAGGAACCTAAGTTTATTGTCTTCTTTACCAACCTTCTGGCGTTGTTTTcactattttgttttaaatgcaaGAAAAGTGACCCAAGAGTGACAATGAAGAAACGTGGGACATTGGTGATTGTAAACCAACATTGTTCAAAATGTGGTGATTACTGCTATGAGTGGAGATCACAGCCAAACACACTGGGAGGAAAACATGCTGCTGGAAATGTTCTGCTGAGCTTTGCAATTCTTTTGGCAGGGGTATCTATCAGCAAAGTGTTGCTTGTTTTTAGGCACATGGGCTTGTCAGCTTATTCCACAAGAACATTTTTTGCCCACCAAAGGAATTTTCTGTTTCCAGTCATCATAAGCCACTGGGAAACGTATCAAGCAGGACTCATTGAGCAACTCAAGGATATGGGAGATCTTATTTGGAGTGGTGATGGACGCTTTGACTCAATGGGTCACAGTGCAAAGTATGGGGCATACACCATGTTCTGTAACACTGTTCTTAAAGTGATTCATTTTGAAATTCTTCAG GCAAATGAGACTGGAGGAAGCTCACCCATGGAACTGGAAGGTGCAAAGCGGGCCTTTTCATTTCTCCAGTCTGCAGGGTTAGCTGTGAAAGTCTTTATATCTGACAGACATCGTGGTATTGCTAAGTGGATCAGAGAGTGTCAGGCAGGCTGTGCCCATTATTTTGACATCTGGCATGTTGCACGATCAATTTCAAAGGCAATGATAAAGCTAGGGAAAGAGAAGGGATGTGAGAAGATAGCTGATTGGGTCAAAGGAGCACGCAACCATCTTTACTGGTGTGTCACATCTAGCAGGCAAGGATTTGAAGAACTTGTCACTGCCAAGTGGAAATCGTTTATGCAGCATGTAGCAAATAAGCATGACAACCACCCATCTCCTCTCTTCAAAAAATGTGCACATgatgaagaaattgaaaacagaaaatggATACGAATCg GTACAAAAGCATATGATAAGCTGAATAGTCTCCTGACAAATGTACGTCTGGTAAATGACATCAAGAAGCTGTCCCCAGATTCACAGACCAGTTGCCTTGAAGGCTTTCATTCGACGCTTAACCATTGGCATCCGAAGATGGTTTGCTTTTCTTGGCTTGGTACATACTGCAG ACACATTCTGGCAGTGTTACACTTCAATGAGAATGTTAATCGCCAAACAAAGACAGCTGAGAATGGGGAGGAATATTTCAGAGTGACATACCCCAAATTTAAATTGGGTGATGAAGTTGTCAGAGAGGTTGCAGTCCCACCAACTTATG gCTATGTTCAGGCAATTAGGGAAGAATTGTTCAATGTTACATCCAAATCTCAACTACAGTCTTACAAAATTGTGGCAGAGAGATACAAAACAAAGGTTCCTCCTTCTTTGAGTTCTCAATTCAAAGAAAGAGTGGACAAACCAGAAGCAGTTAATAAATACAGAGAGAGGCAGAAAAGAGCGTCTACTCATTTATATCCATCCG TTGAGGACCAGAGTGTCTTGCAATCAACCACAACTGCCTCAGTGACAGaagcaaagaaacaaagaaagtgcCGCAAATGTGGAAGACCTATGAAAGGTCATACTACCTCCCTTTGCAACAGTTTGACTGACTGA
- the LOC138044564 gene encoding uncharacterized protein produces the protein MSSDDDFMSLDDFSSTDSSSESSESGEFEMVSIVRPYADEPLAHSSDESEDDENDQDGLSPAVLRGRFQDEVPVNDWCACGECAKENLVGALEYRCCQEIAAARQKLTFDGSVEHIKCITKHGDFAPMVNRTVLLQVGPLLKDKNGRGYRRHNGQTENQFLRAVAYRWLVRWICGYMGWENTRPLPACVYHAIRQRFQTQMRRGYQSEQQRTE, from the exons ATGTCTTCAGACGACGATTTTATGTCTCTGGATGATTTCTCATCAACCGATAGCTCATCTGAAAGCAGCGAATCTGGAGAATTCGAAATGGTGAGCATCGTTCGACCATACGCGGACGAACCTTTGGCACACTCGAGTGACGAAAGTGAAGACGATGAAAACGACCAAGACGGACTTTCTCCCGCTGTTTTACGTGGTCGATTTCAAGATGAAGTTCCCGTGAATGATTG GTGTGCATGTGGCGAGTGCGCAAAGGAAAATTTGGTCGGCGCTTTGGAGTATAGGTGCTGCCAGGAAATTGCCGCTGCTCGTCAAAAACTCACCTTCGATGGCAGTGTCGAACACATTAAGTGTATCACAAAGCATGGAGATTTTGCGCCGATGGTAAACAGGACAGTTCTCCTTCAAGTTGGACCACTTTTGAAGGACAAAAACGGACGCGGCTACCGTCGCCATAATGGTCAGACAGAAAACCA ATTTCTGAGAGCAGTAGCTTACAGGTGGCTGGTACGTTGGATTTGTGGGTACATGGGCTGGGAGAACACAAGGCCTCTCCCTGCTTGTGTATACCATGCAATCAGGCAAAGGTTTCAAACTCAAATGAGGAGAGGCTATCAGTCTGAACAACAGCGGACGGAGTAG